One region of Trichosurus vulpecula isolate mTriVul1 chromosome 1, mTriVul1.pri, whole genome shotgun sequence genomic DNA includes:
- the LOC118833842 gene encoding LOW QUALITY PROTEIN: 5-demethoxyubiquinone hydroxylase, mitochondrial-like (The sequence of the model RefSeq protein was modified relative to this genomic sequence to represent the inferred CDS: inserted 1 base in 1 codon): protein MVGCAGAPAASVLRRLCSGPRXLPTGYASSASIRFCSTGKTYENINHATVDRIIRVDHAGEYGANRVYAGQMAVLGRTNVGPVIQKMWDQEKAHLKKFNELMVKFRVRPTILMPFWNVMGFVLGAGTALLGKEGAMACTVAIEESIAHHYNNQIRTLMEEDPEKYEELLQIIKQFREEELERHNTGLDHDAQLAPAYAILKGAIQVGCKAAIYLSERF from the exons ATGGTGGGCTGCGCCGGGGCGCCCGCGGCTTCTGTGCTCCGGAGGCTATGCTCCGGGCCCC GGCTCCCCACAGGTTATGCAAGCAGTGCCAGCATCAGATTTTGTAGTACGGGAAAGACCTATGAAAATATCAACCATGCCACTGTAGATCGTATCATCCGGGTGGATCATGCAGGGGAATATGGAGCCAACCGCGTATATGCTGGACAAATGGCTGTACTAGGTAGAACAAATGTCGGACCAGTTATTCAGAAAATGTGGGATCAAGAAAAGGCCCATTTGAAAAAGTTTAATGAGTTGATGGTTAAATTTAGAGTCCGGCCAACCATTCTGATGCCTTTTTGGAATGTAATGGGCTTTGTACTGGGTGCTGGGACAGCCTTACTTGGGAAGGAAGGGGCAATGGCTTGCACTGTGGCTATAGAAGAGTCAATAGCACACCATTATAACAACCAGATTAGGACATTGATGGAAGAAGATCCAGAAAAGTATGAAGAACTCCTTCAGATAATTAAACAGTTTCGGGAGGAGGAGCTAGAGCGCCACAACACTGGGCTTGACCATGATGCGCAGTTGGCACCAGCATACGCCATCTTGAAAGGCGCTATTCAGGTTGGATGCAAAGCTGCAATATATTTATCAGAacgattttaa